The genomic region GGTGCCCTTGAGGTCGGCCATGGTCAGGCCCTCGTCCACGGCGAGCAGCTCGATCTGGTGGAAGACCGGGGTGTGCGTGGCGTCCAGCTCGTCGGTGCGGTAGACCCGCCCCGGGCAGACGACGTAGACGGGCGGCTCACGGTCGAGCAGCGTACGGGCCTGGACGGGCGAGGTGTGGGTGCGCAGCACGACACCGGACTCGTCGCCCTCGGTGCCCTCCGGGCCCTGGACGAAGAAGGTGTCCTGCATCTGCCGGGCCGGGTGGTCCGGGGTGAAGTTCAGGGCGTCGAAGTTGAACCACTCCGCCTCGACCTCCGGGCCCTCGGCGACCTCGTACCCCATGGCGACGAAGATGTCCGCGACCCGCTCCATGAACGTGGTCAGCGGGTGGCGGGCGCCGGCGGGCGTGCGGTCGTGGGGCAGTGTGACGTCCACTGCCTCCTCGACCAGGACGCGCTCGTCGCGCTCGGTCTCCAGCTCGGCCTGGCGGGCCGCGAGGGCCTTGTTCACCGCGCCGCGCGCCATGCCCACGCGCTTGCCCGCCTCGGCCTTGGCCTGGGGCGGCAGCGCACCGATCTCGCGGTTGGCGAGCGCCAGCGGCGAGGTGCCGCCGGTGTGCGCCGTCTTCGCGTGTGCGAGCGCGTCGAGGTCGCCCGCGGCGGCGAAGGCGGCGAGCGCCTCGCTCCGCATGCGCTCGATCTCTTCCGGTTTCAGTGCCTCGACCTCAACTGGGTCGTACGACTTGTTCGGTGCCGACATCTCTTCCCGTACTTCCGATTGGCTGGCTGAGGCGACCACCTCGCCGACAGCGACGTCAAGGACGCAAACGTGCCAAAGGTCGAGTCTAGAGGTCTCAGGGGGGCGAAGAAGCCCGCGGTCCGTTCCGGCTCTCCCGTCGCCCCGGCGTGATGCCGTGCGACGGGTCCCTATTTCAGGTGGGCCGGAGTACCCACGGGCAGGATAAATCGGAATTCGGCGCCGCCGCCGGGCCCGCGGCCCACGGTGATCGTCCCGCCGTGCGCCTCGATGATGCCCTTGACGATGTACAGGCCGAGCCCGGTCCCACCGCGTTTGCTGCCCCGCCAGAACCGGGTGAAGACACGGCTCATCGACTCCTCGGGGATACCGGGGCCTTCGTCGGTCACGGTGACACCCGTTCCCTTCTCGTCGTCCTTCGCGGCGGCCGGCGCCACCTCGATGGTGACGGTTCCCTCGCCGTGGCGCACCGCGTTTTCCAGCAGGTTGCCCAGCACCTGGTCGACCTTGTCCGGGTCCGCCCACAGATCGGGCAGCGGCTGCTGGATGCGGACCACGAACCGGTCGGGGTCCTGTCCGGACGCGGTGTGTGCCTGGATGTGCCGGTCCACTGCGGCGCCGATGTCCACCGGCTGGCGGCGCAGCTCCAGGCGGCCCGAGTCGATGCGGGAGATGTCGAGCAGCTCGGCGATCAGCCGGGTCACGCGGTTGGCGTCGGCGTCGACGGTCTCCAGCATGAGCCGCTTCTGGGCGTCGGTGAAGCGCTCCCATTTGGCGAGCAGGGTCGCGGTGAAGCCTTTGACCGAGGTCAGCGGGGAGCGCAGTTCGTGCGCGACGGTGGCTATCAGCTCGGCGTGGCTGCGCTCGGTGCGCCGCCGGGCCTCGGTGCCCCGGAGCGAGATCACCAGCCGCCGCACGGGCCCGGTGGGGTGCTCCCGTATGTAGCGTGCGGAGACCAGCACCTCCCGGCCGCCGGGCAGGAGCAGATTGCGCTCGGGCTGTCCGTGCCGGATGGCGAGTCCGCCGTACGGATCGGTCAGCGTCCACCAGCGGCGGCCCTTGAGGTCCTCCAGGGGCAGCGCCTGCTCCAGCGGGGAGCCGAGTGCGGCTTCCTTCGGTACGGCGGTGATCCGTGCGGCGGCGGTGTTGAAGCAGACGACCCGGCCGTTCTCGTCGGCGACGACGAGGCCGTCGGGCAGGTCGTCCGGGGCCACGCCCTGGTACGCCTGTACCTCGCCCGGTCCGCCGTACCCGTCCGGTGGCGATCCGTGTCCGTGCGCCGACGTACTGTCCGCTGAGACGGCCATCCCCGTATCCCACCTCTCCGAATAGCGCAGTGGGCCCCCGAGTTGGCCACCCTACTAGCTGGAGGTGACGGAGCGGCACCCTCCCGCAGCACGCTGCGCACGGGCGGACGCGTAGAGGCACACGGCGGCGGCCGTCGCGAGGTTGAGGCTCTCCGCCCTGCCGTGGATGGGGACGCGGACCACGGCGTCGGCG from Streptomyces sp. NBC_01267 harbors:
- the pheS gene encoding phenylalanine--tRNA ligase subunit alpha — translated: MSAPNKSYDPVEVEALKPEEIERMRSEALAAFAAAGDLDALAHAKTAHTGGTSPLALANREIGALPPQAKAEAGKRVGMARGAVNKALAARQAELETERDERVLVEEAVDVTLPHDRTPAGARHPLTTFMERVADIFVAMGYEVAEGPEVEAEWFNFDALNFTPDHPARQMQDTFFVQGPEGTEGDESGVVLRTHTSPVQARTLLDREPPVYVVCPGRVYRTDELDATHTPVFHQIELLAVDEGLTMADLKGTLDHMVQSLFGQDMTTRLRPNYFPFTEPSAEMDMQCYVCRGASVGNPDRPCRTCSSEGWIELGGCGMVNPKVLTACGVDPGKYSGFAFGFGIERMLMFRHNVEDMRDMVEGDIRFTRPFGMEI
- a CDS encoding sensor histidine kinase, with the translated sequence MAVSADSTSAHGHGSPPDGYGGPGEVQAYQGVAPDDLPDGLVVADENGRVVCFNTAAARITAVPKEAALGSPLEQALPLEDLKGRRWWTLTDPYGGLAIRHGQPERNLLLPGGREVLVSARYIREHPTGPVRRLVISLRGTEARRRTERSHAELIATVAHELRSPLTSVKGFTATLLAKWERFTDAQKRLMLETVDADANRVTRLIAELLDISRIDSGRLELRRQPVDIGAAVDRHIQAHTASGQDPDRFVVRIQQPLPDLWADPDKVDQVLGNLLENAVRHGEGTVTIEVAPAAAKDDEKGTGVTVTDEGPGIPEESMSRVFTRFWRGSKRGGTGLGLYIVKGIIEAHGGTITVGRGPGGGAEFRFILPVGTPAHLK